A genomic segment from Aegilops tauschii subsp. strangulata cultivar AL8/78 chromosome 1, Aet v6.0, whole genome shotgun sequence encodes:
- the LOC109766252 gene encoding mitochondrial import receptor subunit TOM7-1 has product MAPPARASAKQPKPGRALGRRGMSRAEAAAAADAAARRSAAAREWRVWGEWAMGAAKVVAHYGFIPLVIAVGVIKSDPKPSLFQLLAPF; this is encoded by the coding sequence ATGGCGCCACCGGCCCGCGCGTCCGCGAAGCAGCCGAAGCCGGGGAGGGCCCTGGGGCGGAGGGGCATGTCgcgcgcggaggcggcggcggcggcggacgcggcggcgaggcggtcggcggcggcgcgggagtgGCGCGTGTGGGGCGAGTGGGCGATGGGCGCGGCCAAGGTGGTGGCGCACTACGGCTTCATCCCGCTCGTCATCGCCGTCGGCGTCATCAAGTCCGACCCCAAGCCCTCCCTGTTCCAGCTCCTCGCCCCGTTCTGA
- the LOC109766236 gene encoding asparagine synthetase [glutamine-hydrolyzing] 2: protein MCGILAVLGVGDVSLAKRSRIIELSRRLRHRGPDWSGIHSFEDCYLAHQRLAIVDPTSGDQPLYNEDKTVVVTVNGEIYNHEELKAKLKSHQFQTGSDCEVIAHLYEEYGEEFVDMLDGMFSFVLLDTRDKSFIAARDAIGICPLYMGWGLDGSVWFSSEMKALSDDCERFISFPPGHLYSSKAGGLRRWYNPPWFSESIPSTPYDPVLIRESFEKAVIKRLMTDVPFGVLLSGGLDSSLVASVVSRHLAEAKVARQWGNQLHTFCIGLKGSPDLKAAKEVADYLGTVHHELHFTVQEGIDALEEVIYHIETYDVTTIRASTPMFLMSRKIKSLGVKMVLSGEGSDEIFGGYLYFHKAPNKKELHEETCRKIKALHLYDCLRANKATSAWGLEARVPFLDKSFINVAMDLDPECKMIRRDLGRIEKWVLRNAFDDEEKPYLPKHILYRQKEQFSDGVGYSWIDGLKDHANAHVSDSMMTNASFVYPDNTPTTKEAYYYRTVFEKFYPKNAARLTVPGGPSVACSTAKAVEWDTAWSKLLDPSGRAALGVHDAAYKEKAPASVDPAVDDVSCSPAHDVKRLKTAVSAAAV, encoded by the exons ATGTGCGGCATCCTCGCCGTCCTCGGCGTCGGCGACGTCTCCCTCGCCAAGCGCTCCCGCATCATCGAGCTCTCCCGCCG ATTACGGCACAGAGGCCCTGATTGGAGTGGTATACACAGCTTTGAGGATTGCTATCTTGCGCACCAGCGGTTGGCTATTGTTGATCCTACATCTGGAGACCAGCCATTGTACAACGAGGACAAAACAGTTGTTGTGACG GTGAATGGTGAGATCTATAATCATGAAGAACTGAAAGCTAAGCTGAAATCTCATCAGTTCCAAACTGGTAGTGATTGTGAAGTTATTGCTCACCTA TATGAGGAATATGGGGAAGAATTTGTGGATATGTTGGATGGCATGTTCTCGTTTGTGCTTCTTGACACACGTGATAAAAGCTTCATCGCTGCACGCGATGCTATTGGTATCTGTCCTTTATACATGGGCTGGGGTCTTGATG GGTCAGTATGGTTTTCTTCAGAGATGAAGGCGTTGAGTGATGATTGCGAGCGCTTCATATCGTTCCCCCCTGGACACTTGTACTCAAGCAAAGCAG GTGGCCTAAGGAGGTGGTACAACCCCCCATGGTTTTCAGAAAGCATTCCCTCAACCCCTTACGATCCTGTCCTCATCCGAGAGAGTTTCGAGAAG GCTGTTATCAAGAGGCTCATGACTGATGTGCCATTTGGCGTTCTCTTGTCTGGTGGACTTGACTCTTCTTTGGTGGCTTCTGTTGTTTCACGGCACTTGGCAGAAGCAAAAGTTGCCAGGCAGTGGGGAAACCAACTGCACACCTTTTGCATCGGTTTGAAG GGTTCTCCTGATCTTAAAGCTGCTAAGGAAGTTGCTGACTACCTTGGCACTGTCCATCATGAATTACACTTCACAGTGCAG GAGGGCATTGATGCATTGGAAGAAGTTATTTACCACATCGAGACATATGACGTAACGACCATTAGAGCAAGTACCCCAATGTTTCTAATGTCTCGGAAAATCAAATCATTGGGTGTGAAGATGGTTCTTTCAGGAGAAGGTTCCGATGAGATATTTGGTGGTTATCTTTATTTTCATAAGGCACCAAACAAGAAGGAACTCCATGAGGAGACTTGTAGGAAG ATAAAAGCTCTTCATTTATATGATTGTTTGAGAGCGAACAAAGCAACCTCTGCCTGGGGTCTTGAGGCTCGCGTTCCATTTCTCGACAAAAGCTTTATCAATGTAGCAATGGACCTGGATCCTGAATGTAAGATG ATAAGACGTGATCTTGGCCGGATCGAGAAATGGGTACTGCGTAATGCATTTGATGACGAGGAGAAGCCCTATTTACCCAAG CACATTCTTTACAGGCAAAAGGAACAATTCAGCGATGGTGTTGGGTACAGTTGGATTGATGGATTGAAGGACCATGCTAATGCACAT GTGTCGGATTCCATGATGACGAACGCTAGCTTTGTTTACCCTGACAACACACCCACAACAAAAGAGGCCTACTATTACAGGACCGTATTCGAGAAGTTCTATCCCAAG AATGCTGCTAGGCTAACGGTGCCAGGAGGTCCCAGCGTCGCATGCAGCACCGCGAAAGCTGTCGAATGGGACACCGCCTGGTCCAAGCTCCTCGACCCGTCTGGCCGCGCCGCGCTTGGCGTGCACGATGCGGCGTACAAAGAAAAGGCTCCTGCGTCGGTCGATCCTGCCGTGGATGACGTCTCATGTTCACCTGCACATGACGTCAAAAGACTCAAAACCGCCGTTTCAGCAGCTGCTGTATAA
- the LOC109766218 gene encoding E3 ubiquitin-protein ligase Os06g0535400-like, producing MAFLIGFIVSLSFWLPVLALFCCAIYLCRKPAEAPAPDQNVAATATGRRREPWRLGYFRHSAAAGGGASGAAEKVCAICLGELAAGEKCSEVPACRHVFHRRCIALWLEKKSTCPLCRETIAPAAAGDIV from the coding sequence ATGGCCTTCCTCATCGGGTTCATCGTCAGCCTCTCCTTCTGGCTGCCGGTGTTGGCGCTCTTCTGCTGCGCGATCTACCTCTGCCGGAAACCAGCGGAAGCGCCAGCACCAGATCAGAACGTGGCCGCCACCGCCACGGGCCGAAGAAGGGAACCGTGGCGGCTGGGATACTTCCGGCACTCCGCcgcggcgggtggcggcgcgagcggggcggcggagaAGGTGTGCGCGATCTGCCTGGGGGAGCTGGCGGCCGGGGAGAAGTGCAGCGAGGTGCCGGCGTGCCGGCACGTGTTCCACCGGCGCTGCATCGCGCTGTGGTTGGAGAAGAAGAGCACCTGCCCGCTCTGCAGGGAAACCATCGCGCCGGCGGCTGCCGGCGACATTGTTTAG